A single Loxodonta africana isolate mLoxAfr1 chromosome 12, mLoxAfr1.hap2, whole genome shotgun sequence DNA region contains:
- the NUDT16L1 gene encoding tudor-interacting repair regulator protein, producing the protein MAVALPELKQISRVEAMRLGPGWSHSCHAMLYAANPGQLFGRIPMRFSVLMQMRFDGLLGFPGGFVDRRFWSLEDGLNRVLGLGLGCLRLTEADYLSSHLTEGPQRVVAHLYARQLTLEQLHAVEISAVHSRDHGLEVLGLVRVPLYTQKDRMGGFPNFLSNAFISTAKCQLLFALKVLNMMPEEKLAEALAAATEKQKKALEKLLPASS; encoded by the exons ATGGCGGTGGCGCTGCCCGAACTGAAGCAGATTAGCCGGGTGGAGGCGATGCGTTTGGGGCCGGGCTGGAGCCACTCCTGCCATGCCATGCTGTACGCCGCCAACCCCGGGCAGCTCTTCGGCCGCATCCCCATGCGCTTCTCGGTGCTG ATGCAGATGCGCTTCGACGGGCTGCTGGGCTTCCCCGGCGGCTTCGTGGACCGGCGCTTCTGGTCGCTGGAGGACGGGCTGAACCGGgtgctgggcctgggcctgggctgCCTGCGCCTCACCGAGGCCGACTACCTGAGCTCGCACCTGACCGAGGGCCCGCAGCGCGTCGTGGCGCACCTGTACGCGCGGCAGCTGACGCTGGAGCAGCTGCACGCCGTGGAGATCAGCGCGGTGCACTCGCGCGACCACGGCCTGGAG GTGCTGGGGCTTGTGCGTGTCCCACTGTACACCCAGAAGGACCGCATGGGGGGCTTCCCCAACTTCCTCAGCAACGCCTTCATCAGCACTGCCAAGTGCCAGCTCCTCTTTGCCCTCAAGGTGCTCAACATGATGCCTGAGGAGAAGCTGGCTGAGGCCTTGGCCGCCGCTACTGAGAAGCAGAAGAAGGCCCTGGAGAAGCTGCTGCCAGCATCCTCCTGA